In Marinobacter sp. M3C, the genomic stretch CCTCTCCCTCCGCGATATCGACTACGACACAATTGGCGACTCCGTGCGTAAGACTGGCAAGGTAGCCATTGTTGAGCAAACTACTCGAGGGGCCAGTATCGGTGCGCACATCGCCGATGAAATCCAACGAAAATTCTTCGACTATCTGGATCAGCCAGTCAAGCGCGTGACTGGTCGCTGGAGTCCTCCCACGGTTTCCAAGGTGCTGGAAGAGGCTGCATTGGCGAATGGGCACGACGTCGAGGCTGGAATTAGTGACTTGCTGGCGGACAGTGGGCTGTCAGCGTAATCATCAAGGAAGAAGTTTATGCCGTTTTCACTTCAAAACAAAAAAGTTCTGATTACCGGTGCAGCTGGCGGGATCGGCGCCGAGACCGCTCGCGTCTGCGCCGAGTTGGGCGCATCACTCGTGTTGGCTGACATCGTCGAACCGGTGGCACTTGCCGAGGAACTCAGAAGAGCTGGAGCAACCGTTGTAACTTACGCCTTCGACGTTGCGGATCGTGTCGCTACAGAACGAGTTGTAGCAGACATAGGTGAGCTCGATGCAGTCGTGGCCAATGCCGGATTCTGCCCATGGGACGATTGGGAAGACGAGAGCTGGGACGAGGTGTTCGGGCGAGTCATCGACATTAATCTGCTCGGTGTCATCCATCTGGTCCGTGCGTGCTTGCCACGAATGTGCGAACGCGGTGCCGGCAATATAGTGCTGGTCAGCTCAGTGGCTGGGCGAATGGGCGGGCTCAAGGCTAGCCCACATTACGTGGCGGCGAAAGGGGGTATTATGGCGATGACCAAGTGGTTGGCGCGTAAAGCTGCCCCTCATGGTGTCGTGGTAAATTCAGTGGCGCCGGGAGCGACCGCCACCGGTATGACAGCGAGCCAGGCTCTGGATTGTTCCAGAATCCCATTACAGCGCTTGGCGGAACCAAGAGAGATAGCGCTTCCTATCAGTTTTCTGTGTTCAGACGCTGCGAGCTACATCTGTGGCACGACATTAGATGTTAATGGCGGTGTTCATATGAGTTGAATAGCTGAGAGTGGGGACTTTTTTTGGAACTGTTGAACTGGAACGACACAGGGTGCAGAACGCGATTGCTATGGATAACGGAGTTGAAGTGGGCCTCAGTCTGTATAAGCGTACAACCTTGGCGGATCAGGTTTATACAGATCTAAAGCGGTTACTACTATCGGGCGCAGTCGCGCCCGGTGAGAAAATTACGCTGCGAGGGTTGTCGGAGATCATGGGGATCAGTCCTATGCCGATTAGGGATGCAGTGCGAAGGCTCGTTACCGAACACGCACTAGAGATGTTGCCCAATCGCACTGTTCGAGTTTCAAAGCCCTCGGTGGAGCAGTTTCGGGAGATCGTTGAAATCCGTTGCCATCTGGAAGGGCTGGCTGCGAAAAAGGCTACCGAGAAGATGGGTGCAGCGGCGCTGAAACGCATCGTCAAAGCCGCTGATCGTTTTGACGACGTGGCCAAGCCGGAGACTGCGAACATGCTGGATATGGTCGAGGCTAACCGACTACTGCATTTCAGTTTATATGAGCAGTCCCAGATGCCGCTGTTGATGTCGATGATTGAAGGTTTGTGGGTGCAGGTTGCCCCCGTATTTGCTCTCAGCATGAGCACGCAGTTGCGTGAAATCGGCAATATGGAAGCGTTTGATCATCACCGTGACCTGGTCAAAGCTCTGCGGCAACGTGATGGCCTGCAGGCGAGGCAGGCGATCGAAGACGATATTAGAGATGCAGCTACATATATTGAGCGCTCTGGTGCACTCGGTACTTAAAAGCATTGTACCAATAGACCACATGATCGTCGTACCGTTTGATGATCGCGGCTTGCTGTGAATCGTCGGTCGCTATGCGCAAGTTGGTAAAGGAGATGAACTGATGGCAATTGAGATAAAAATGCCGGCACCGACGCCCGGAATGACGGAAGGCGCGTTGATACGATGGCTCAAGCACGAGGGAGATAGTGTTGAGTCTGGCGATGTAATCGTCGAGGTTGAAACCAATAAAGCTACGCTGGAAGTTGAAGTCTTTGACGAAGGTATCCTCAGTAAAATACTGGTGCCGGCAGGCAGTGAGCAGGTGCCTGTGGGTACCGTTATCGCCATTTTGACCGAGCATGGAGAAGAACTGGCGGCTGAGCCTGCTACCGAAATATCTGCGCCAGAAGAAACGCTGGTGACAGCCGCAGGCTTCGGAAACAGCATGCCCCGGCCACACGAAGACCGGGTGTTCGCAAGCCCATTGGCGCGGCGCTTGGCTTGTCAATATGACCTTGATATTGCATCCCTTCCCGGGAGTGGCCCACGAGGCAGGGTGGTCCGTGTTGACGTCGAAAGCGCTCGTGATTCAAGGGCGTTAGCCAAGGTGGAAGAGCCGGTCGATAGCGGCGTGTTTTCGCAGCAGAATGATCAGCAAGTCGAATACATATCGAATAACAGTATGAGGCGCACCATTGCTGCAAGGCTTTCCGAGTCGAAGCGTGAGATCCCGCACTTTTACTTGACGCTGGACTGCGACGTCTCCGGTCTTTTGATCCTGCGCGCCCAACTCAATGTCAAGGGAGCAAAAGCATCGCCGACTTATAAATTGTCAGTCAACGACATTGTTGTTTGTGCAGTGGCAAGAGCACTGCGCACAGTTCCCGAAGTTAATGCCAGTTGGACGGATGCGGCTATTAAACGCTACCTCAGCGTCGACGTCAGCGTCGCTGTTGCCACTGAGGGAGGTTTGATTACGCCGGTTATTCGTGAGGCGGATCGCAAAGGCTTGGCGGAGATCGCTAGTGAAGTGCGGGAACTTGCGGAGAAGGCGCGCACAGGGTCCCTTAAGCCAGCAGAGTATCAGGGAGGCGGCTTCACCATCTCAAACCTGGGGATGTATGGCATCCGGGAATTCTCAGCGATCATCAATCCGCCACAGGCTGCCATCCTTGCAGTCGGCAGTATCGAGAAGCGCCCAGTCGTTCGCGATAATGAGTTAGCAGTCGGCGAGCTCATGACTCTGACCTTGTCCGTTGACCACAGAGTGGTCGACGGAGCCGTTGCTGCGCGTTTTCTTGCGGTACTGCGTGGACTCTTGGAAGACCCGGTAACGATGCTGGTGTAGGAAATCTGCTATGAAGACAAATAAGTACGAACTTTTGATCATCGGTGCTGGCCCGGGAGGCTATGTCGCCGCCATACGGGCTGCCCAGCTGGGGTTGCGCGTAGCGGTCGTTGAGCGGGCAGAGCTGGGAGGTGTATGTCTTAACTGGGGCTGCATTCCCACCAAGACGCTACTACGGTCCGCCGAGATTCTACGCATAGCACGGGAGGGGGCGGCGTATGGCTTGGTGCTAGATGCCCCGCCACGCTTTGACTTGAGTGTTGCGGTCGCGCGCTCGCGCGCAGTCGCTGATCAGCTCAATCAGGGCATTGGCGCGCTCCTCAAGAAGCACAAGGTGACTGTAATCAAAGGCCATGCACGACTGCTAGGTGGCAGTGCAGTGGAAGTTGAAGACGGCAACGGCCAGTCTGACCGCTTGCAGGCCGAACACATTATTATTGCTACAGGCGCGAGTGCTCGTGAATTGCCCGGTTTTGAGTTCGATCGAGACCGAATATGGACTGCACGCGAGGCGATGACGCCGACAATAGTGCCAAAGACGCTGGCTGTAATTGGAGCAGGAGCTATCGGTGTCGAGTTCGCCAGTTTCTTTTCGGCTGTCGGTAGCCGGGTCACCGTGTTTGAAAGTGCAAATTGTATTTTGCCCCACGAGGATGCGGAGATATCTGCGGCACTCGCCGGCAGCCTTAAGCGTCAGGGGCTGGATCTGCGCACTGAAGTACGCTTGGTGGATGCCCGCAATACTGCGGATGGCGTCTCCATACGTTACCACGAGAAGGGCGTTGAGCAGGAGTTGACAGTTGAGCGCGTCATTGTCGCTGTAGGCATTGTTGGTAACACAGAAAACCTCGGTCTCGAGAACACTAGTGCGAAAGTGGATAAGGGGCATTTGATCGTGGATC encodes the following:
- a CDS encoding SDR family NAD(P)-dependent oxidoreductase; amino-acid sequence: MPFSLQNKKVLITGAAGGIGAETARVCAELGASLVLADIVEPVALAEELRRAGATVVTYAFDVADRVATERVVADIGELDAVVANAGFCPWDDWEDESWDEVFGRVIDINLLGVIHLVRACLPRMCERGAGNIVLVSSVAGRMGGLKASPHYVAAKGGIMAMTKWLARKAAPHGVVVNSVAPGATATGMTASQALDCSRIPLQRLAEPREIALPISFLCSDAASYICGTTLDVNGGVHMS
- a CDS encoding GntR family transcriptional regulator encodes the protein MQNAIAMDNGVEVGLSLYKRTTLADQVYTDLKRLLLSGAVAPGEKITLRGLSEIMGISPMPIRDAVRRLVTEHALEMLPNRTVRVSKPSVEQFREIVEIRCHLEGLAAKKATEKMGAAALKRIVKAADRFDDVAKPETANMLDMVEANRLLHFSLYEQSQMPLLMSMIEGLWVQVAPVFALSMSTQLREIGNMEAFDHHRDLVKALRQRDGLQARQAIEDDIRDAATYIERSGALGT
- a CDS encoding dihydrolipoamide acetyltransferase family protein, which translates into the protein MAIEIKMPAPTPGMTEGALIRWLKHEGDSVESGDVIVEVETNKATLEVEVFDEGILSKILVPAGSEQVPVGTVIAILTEHGEELAAEPATEISAPEETLVTAAGFGNSMPRPHEDRVFASPLARRLACQYDLDIASLPGSGPRGRVVRVDVESARDSRALAKVEEPVDSGVFSQQNDQQVEYISNNSMRRTIAARLSESKREIPHFYLTLDCDVSGLLILRAQLNVKGAKASPTYKLSVNDIVVCAVARALRTVPEVNASWTDAAIKRYLSVDVSVAVATEGGLITPVIREADRKGLAEIASEVRELAEKARTGSLKPAEYQGGGFTISNLGMYGIREFSAIINPPQAAILAVGSIEKRPVVRDNELAVGELMTLTLSVDHRVVDGAVAARFLAVLRGLLEDPVTMLV
- the lpdA gene encoding dihydrolipoyl dehydrogenase; the protein is MKTNKYELLIIGAGPGGYVAAIRAAQLGLRVAVVERAELGGVCLNWGCIPTKTLLRSAEILRIAREGAAYGLVLDAPPRFDLSVAVARSRAVADQLNQGIGALLKKHKVTVIKGHARLLGGSAVEVEDGNGQSDRLQAEHIIIATGASARELPGFEFDRDRIWTAREAMTPTIVPKTLAVIGAGAIGVEFASFFSAVGSRVTVFESANCILPHEDAEISAALAGSLKRQGLDLRTEVRLVDARNTADGVSIRYHEKGVEQELTVERVIVAVGIVGNTENLGLENTSAKVDKGHLIVDQWSRTEEPGLYAIGDVAGPPWLAHKASHEAIACVDHIAGLAEAHPLDPASVPSCTYSHPQVASIGLTEEQAREKGHALAVGRFPLLGNGKALTLGDNEGLVKTVFNESTGEFLGAHMIGPDVTELIGAYAIARTLETTERELMRTVFPHPTLSESLHESVLAAFNRGLHV